Proteins from a single region of Chromobacterium sp. ATCC 53434:
- a CDS encoding pilin: MKTRQIQQGFTLIELMIVVAIVGILAAIAIPAYQDYTKRARVTEGLALADAAKTAVTEYYSSNNAFSTTGTSPYNTSYGLAGAASITGNSVSQVAVLASGVIQITYNSTVSSGALLDLVPAITSGSVTWACTYTGSGATAIAAGSQLLANWVPTSCRQ, translated from the coding sequence ATGAAGACAAGACAGATTCAGCAGGGCTTCACCCTGATCGAGCTGATGATCGTGGTGGCCATCGTCGGCATTCTGGCCGCCATCGCCATTCCGGCCTATCAGGACTACACCAAGCGGGCGCGGGTGACGGAAGGTCTGGCGCTGGCCGACGCGGCCAAAACCGCCGTCACCGAGTACTACTCGTCCAACAACGCCTTCTCCACCACCGGCACCTCGCCGTACAACACCTCCTACGGCCTGGCCGGCGCGGCGTCGATCACCGGCAACTCGGTCAGTCAGGTGGCGGTGCTGGCCAGCGGCGTGATCCAGATCACCTACAACAGCACGGTGTCCAGCGGGGCCTTGCTCGACCTGGTGCCCGCCATCACTTCCGGCTCGGTGACCTGGGCCTGCACCTATACCGGCTCCGGCGCCACCGCGATCGCCGCCGGTTCGCAGCTGCTGGCCAACTGGGTGCCGACCAGCTGCCGTCAGTAA